Genomic segment of Bos taurus isolate L1 Dominette 01449 registration number 42190680 breed Hereford chromosome 6, ARS-UCD2.0, whole genome shotgun sequence:
cctctctttccccacatgccagcatggGCAGCTAAACAGTAGAGAGTCTGGCCCATCGAACACCTGActcactgaactacagagtaggactccaCCCAGGGTGCTTCTTTAAGTGCCTAATgtgctgatctacagagtaggaccccagccaggggggccccctctatgtgcctgacacattgaacaacagagaaggatccTAGGCAAGGGAgacctctaagtgcctgaatagGCAAAGCTACAGAGAAAGGCTaaccaaagaggccttctgatcgccaccTACAAGAGGCCCAAAGAAAGACTCtaatagggccataactcctgcagtggaggcagtccgtgtccctgtACACTTTgtgccaccagggtccctgcaaaccaagcagctgtgccaccttcacactcaactctcactggggcagagctgccacaggcaaaaaaaatcttgtgtgtatgtgcacaggGTTGCTTtggccatgtccaactctttgcagccctgtaaactgtggcctgccaggcttctctgccagggcagttctccaggcaaaagtactggagtgtattggccaatactggtttccatacccttctagagcactgtatttcctgctgccctagccaccaactcccctgagtagcTGGTGCTGCCAGAACTCCTGCGACCCAAGCAGCCGCACCACCTGCACATCTGGCCCTCACaagggcaaacccaagtcctccaaggaagcctcaggagcaaacaCCAGTGGGTgatccacatgcagaggtggaaataaaaccacagttgaaacccagtggcagtgtggctaaggaagaagacacaaaatcttcccaccagctgtataaACTGCAGATTAAGTCCACAATCaaataggcagactctgtgtctatggactatataaaaggacattcagagcttccacaaaagaaaatgcactagttctgatagcaggggacattggaggcaagaacacagaggaataggaccagattagaatctgagcttccCCCACAACagatccagagatcagcacaTGCTGGGGGGTATCCTAGGGAAAGATCAacccctgagcctttggagtaggagcactgactccaagaccctaggctaccagagaactaaccctaggaagTATCATATattgagaactcacacaaaggaagccatttgaatacaagacccagcatcacccaaccaccaggaGCAACCTGTGCAGAACaactcatctaaacaacaaacaaaacaaaaatacacacccAATcagcagcagacaggattaccacctcacttaGCCTTGCtgatcagaggaaaaacaaacaaacaaacaaaaactcaggacaaatctcaccctatacaaagcttacacaaacaaTTGGACCAGCCTtaggatggcagaaaccaaaaggaagaaagaattcaaccttgaagcctgggaaaaggagacttcaaacacaataagttaaaaaagaaaagtaagaatgaaaggcagagaaatactacacaaatgaaggaacaaattagaaacacagaagtccaaataaatgaagaggaaataggcaaactacctgaaaaaaaattcagaataatgatagtcaagatgatcaaaaaccttgaaaacaaaatggagaaaatgcaagaatcaattaacaaagacctagaaaaattaaagaataaacatacagagacaaacaacacaattactgaaatttaaattattctggaaggaatcaatagcagaaaatctgaagcagaagaacaaattagTGAGCTGGAAggtagaatggtggaaataacttctgaagagcacaataaagtaaaaagaatgaaaagaactgaggatagtctcagacacctctgggacaatatcaaatgcaccaatttaaattataggggtcccagaagaaaaagggaaaaagaaaggaaatgagaaaatgtttgaaactgattatagttgaaaatttccccaacatggaaaaggaaataatcaatcaagttcaagaggcacaaagagtctcatacaggataaacccaaggagaaacatgccaagacacatgttaatcaaactgacaaagactaaacacaaagaaagaatattaaaagcaccaagggagaagcaacaagtaacatacaagggaaaccccatattattcacagctgatctttcagcagaaactctgcaggacAGAAGGAAATgttaggatatatttaaaatactgaatgggaaaaatctacaaccaagattactgtaccaggcaaggatctcattcaaaattgatggagaaataaaaagcttttcagacaagcaaaagttaagagaattcaataccaccaaaccagctttacaaaaaaatgttaaagggatttatatagccaagaaatacaaaagaaggaaaaagatctacaaaatcaatcccaaacaattaagaaaatggcaataggaacatcagttgagttcagtagctcagtcatgtccaactttttgcaaccgcatggactgcagcatgccaggattccctgtccatcaccaactcccagagcctactcaaactcatgtccattgagtcagtgatgccatccaaccatttcatcctctgttgtccccttctcctcacatcttcaatctttcccagcatcagggtctcttcaaatgactcagtacttcacatcaggtggccaaagtattggagtttcagcttcaccatcagtccttccaatgaatagtcaggattgatctcctttacgatggactggttggatctcctttacgatggactggttggatctccttgcagtccaagggaatctcaagagtcttctccaacaccatagttgaaaagcatcaatttttcggtgctcagctttttttatagtccacctctcacacccatacatgactactggaaaaaaccatagctttaagtagatggacttttgctggcaaagtaatgtctctctttttaatatgctatctaggttggtcatcacttttcttccaagaagcaagtgtcttttaatttcatggctgcagtcaccatctgcagtgattttggagcccagaaaattaaagtccgacactgtttccattgtttccccatctatctgccatgaaatgatgggaccagatgccatgatcttagttttctgaatgttgagctttaagctaactttttcactctcctctttcactttcatcaagaggctttttagttcttcttcactttctgccataagggtggtcgtttgcatatctgaagttattgatatttctcctagcaatcttgattccagtttgtgcttcatccagcccagcgtttctcatgatgtactctgcatataagttcaataaacagggtgacaatatacagccttgatgtactcctttccctatttggaaccagtctattgttccatgtccagttctaactattgcttcctgacctgcatacaggtttctcaagaggcaggtcaggtggtatggtattcccatctctttaagaattttccacaatttgttgggatccacacagtccaagtctttggcatagccaagaaagcataagtagatgtttttcttgaactcgtttcctttttccatgatccaatggatgttggcaatttgatctctggttcctctgccttttctaaatctggcttgaataactggaagttcatggttcatgtactggtgaagcctagcttagagaattttaagcattgctttgctagtgtgagaattgagtgcaattgtgtgggagtttgagcattctttggcattgcctttctttgggattggaatgaaaactgaccttttccagccctgtggccactgctgagttttccaaatttgctggcatactgagggcagcactttcacagtatcatcttttaggatttaaaatagctcaactagaattctatcacctccactagctttgttcgtagagatacttcttaaggcccacttgacttcacattccagggtgtctggctctaggtaagtgatcacaccatcgttgttatctgagtcatgaagatcttttttatatagtgcttctgtgtattcttgccacctcttcttaataacttctgcttctgttgggtccataccatttctgtcctttactgtgcccaactttgcatgaaatgttcccttggtatctctaattttcttgaagagatctctagtctttcccattctactgttttcctctattttgtgcaatgatcactgaggaagactttcttatctctccttgatattctttggaactctgcattcaaatggatatatctttccttttctcctttgcctttagtttctcttcttttcacagctatttgtaaggcctccaatTACtctaaaatgtaaatggattaaattctccaaccaaaagacacagactggttgaatggatacaaaaagaaagtgaaagtgaaatcactcagtcgtgtctgactcttagcgaccccatggactgcagcctaccaggctcctccgcccatggaattttccaggcaagagtactggagtggggtgccattgccttctccaagaagaggACTACACCAGCTCAAACTACCTGGATGCCCAAACTCACCTCAAGACTGCAGTGAATGTAATACAGGAAACGTTTCAGATCTCTCTAGTTCTCTACCTGGTAGTTCCATGGCTTGTTACTGAGCATCTCAATACACTGGAACCCAGAAGTTTCACACTTTCCTGTAAATGCAGTTCCTTTAGGAAAAAGTTTCATGTCTATACTCTGACCCAGGTCAGTCAAGACCAAGCTGGCAGATAAGTCATCATCTTTGTTGTCTTGTTCCAAAAATCTGTTTCTGAGTATGAAATTGTCTGGCTTGATGTTTCCGTGGATGATTTTGCAGTCATGGACTTGCTGGATCATGCAGAGCATTCTGATAGCAAAATCGAGGACTAGTGCCTGAGGCATCACTTTTTCAGGGATATTTTTATAGAGATTAATGGCATTTAATAATGTGCCATAACTGTAGAGGTCTCCTACTAGCACGCTGCCATTCTGGAACAGGTGGGCCAAATAAAATTTGATAAACATGTGTTGCATActtggcttcagtctttccatcAGCTGGGTCCCAATGTAGAATTCCCAGAGGTTGGGAGCCTTCTGGACCTTCAAAGCAAATTTCTccttatttttgctgttgttcacaTCTCCATGGGTAACTTCATAGACTTGGGTGAAAGCCGCTTCTCCAATAAAGTGATCAATGTAGACCAGCAAAGAACCTAATTGGAATTCAGTCTTGGGCTTGATGGCTGGAAGCTTACATGCCCATTCATAAGTATTTGGATAGGAACTCACTGGTTTAGAAAGCCCGGATAAAAGTTTGAGAATCAACTCCTCATCCCAGGGGTTCTCAACAGTGAAGTTTGGAGCGTCGACATTCCCAAGCAAGCCAGCCTGCATCAGTTCAGCCTGGAGCCCAGCGCTGGCTTCTCCCGGATCCTCTGCAGTGGCAAAGTCGGGGTCTGTGACTTTACAGGCCTTGAGACCCTGCTCTGCCTCGCTTGTCAGCACAGCTGCAGCAGGCTGGCCCAGACAGAGCAAAGATGGCCCAAAGGGCCATCTGTGGGGCACACTGGGTCTGGGCTTGTCTCTTCAACTAGACTGAACTTTCTCTCTTTCAAGGGTTCCACCTTGTTTCTTTCACAAGAATCCAAAGCCACATGGGTGTGCTGGTTTGCTACCATATTTTCTTGCACCCACtggaagataaagaaaatatgcacCCACTGGATACAAAAagaagacccatatatatgctgtctacaggaaacccacttcagacctaaagacacatacagatgtaagtggatggaaaaatatattccatgcaaatgggaagcaaaagaaatctggagtagcaatcctcatatcagataaaatagaccttaaataaagaagattacaagaggtaaggaaggatgctgctgctgctgctaagtcccttcagtcgtgtccaaagtAAAGTCTtggagtcttgtccgactcttaacgaccccatggactgcggcctaccaggctcctccgtccataggattttccaggcaagagtgctggagtggggtgccattgccttctgcagtaaggaaggatactacataatgatcagggATCaacccaagaggaagacatagcaactgtaaatatctatgcacccaacagagaagcacctcaatacataagacaaacactaacagacataaaaggagaaactaacagtaacacaatagtaATAGGAGACTTAAACaacccactcacaccaatggacagatcatcaaaacagaaaattaataaggaaacacaagtcttaaataacacattagatgagatggaccTCATTgctatcttcaggacattccatccagatgcagaagaatacaccttcttctcaagtgcacatggaacattctccaggatataccacatcttgggtcacaaatcaaacctcagtaaatttaagaaaattgaaaattgtatcaagcatcttctctgaacacagcactatgagactagatatcaattataagaaaaaaaactgtaagaaatacaaacacatggagattaaacaataggTTTCTAagtaaccaacaggttactgaagaaatcaaaagggaaatcaaaaaatttctagaaacaaatgacaaagaaaacacGACAatgcaaaacctatgggatgcagcaaaagcagttctaagagggaagtttatagcaatacagtcctacctcaagaaacaaagacAGTATTCAGATGCAAACAAGTCTGATTTTAACATGCCACTGCTCTCTCCACTATTACAAATTGCATCATTCATTtgtctaataaatatttatcaagtgtttATTATGTACCCGGCTGCAAGGTCTCTATAGAAAAGACAATGTCCTCACTTCCATGAAACTCACTTTCTAGACAGGAGAACACACAACGTGCAAGTAAATAGTACATAAGCAAGGTCACTGGAAGTGGCAGTTGGAACTGAGAAGAAAGCATGCAGTGTGATGTGGTGAAAAGTGATGGAAAGCACTTCCTTGGCACTAGAGCATTCCAGAAAAGTTCtctctgaaaataaaacatttaagtcAAGTCTTAAAGATGGAAAAGAAACCACTGAGGCAAACATCTAGGGACCAAGGATTTCAGATGgatggaaaagcaaaaacaaagcctCTGACATGTTTGAGGAGAATAGGAAGAAATCCAAAGTGCAGGAACTGGTACCAGATGAGATGAACAGAAACCAATTATTTTACggttttttcaaatttaaaatgtaacaagtttttaaaaagattttgtaGACCATGGTAATAAGTTTGTATTTTACTCAAGATTCAATGAAAAGTCAGTAAGGATGCTAAATAGACCAGGACATTATCTGAATTACATAGAAGATGATCTAGAAAATGAGCTGAAGGAGAATCAGCATGGAAGCAGGGGATTAATGAAAAAGCCATCACAGCCATCCATGTCATGGTACCCAGGACCAGGAAGCAGAGGGTAAGAGGCAAGAGATTAGTTTGGAGTTTACTGCAGCAATTCATGCTAGAGATCATCCTGTCTTAGACTAGGTCAGTggttcttcagatcagatcagatcagatcagtcgctcagtcgtgtccgactctttgcaaccccatgaatcgcaacacgccaggcctccctgtccatcaccaactcccggagttcatagagactcacgttcatcgagtcagtgatgtcatccagccatctcatcctctgtcgtccccttctcctcctgcccccaattcctcccagcatcagagtcttttccaatgagtcaactcttcgcatgaggtggccaaagtacgggactttcagctttagcatcattccttccaaagaaatgccagggctgatctccttcagaatggactggttggatctccttgcagaccaagggactctcaaaagtcttctccaacaccacagttcaaaagcatcaattcttcggcgctcagctttcttcacagtccaactcttccatccatacatgaccacaggaaaaaccatagccttgactacatgaacctttgttgacaaagtaatggctctgctttttaatatgctgtctagattggtcataactttccttccaaggagtaagcgtcttttaatttcatggctgcagtcaccatctgtagtgattttggagcctagaaaaataaagtctgacactgtttccactgtttccccatctatttcccatgaagtgatgggactggatgccatgatcttcgttttctgaatgttgagctttaagccaactttttcactctccactttcactttcatcaagaggcttctgagttcctcttcactttctgccctaagggtggtgtcatctgcatatctgaggttactaatatttctcccagcaatcttgattccagcctgtgtttcttccagtccagcgtttctcatgatgtactctgcatataagttaaataaacagggtgacaatatacagccttgatgtactccttttcctatttggaaccagtctgttgttccatgtccagttctaactgttgcttcctgacatgcatacaaatttctcaagaggcagatcaggtggtctggtattcccatctctttcagaattttccacagtttattgtgatccacatagtcaaaggctttggcatagtcaataaagcagaaataaatgcttttctggaactctcttgctttttccatgatccagtggatgttggcaatttgatctctggttcctctgccttttctaaaaccagcttgaacatcaggaagttcacggttcacatattgctgaagcctggcttggagacttttgagcattactttactagtatgtgagatgagtgcaattgtgcggtagtttgagcattctttggcattgcctttctttgggattggaatgaaaactgaccttttccagtcctgtggccactgctgacttttccaaatttgctggcatattgagtgcagcactttcacagcatcatctttcaggatttggaatagttcgactggaattccatcacctccactagctttgttcatagtgatgctttctaaggcccacttgacttcacattccaggatgtctggctctgggtcagtgatcacaccatggtgattatctgggtcgtaaagatcttttttgtacagttcttctgtgtattcttgccatctcttcttaatatcttctgcttctgttaggtccataccatttctgtcctttatcgagctcatctttgcatgaaatgttcctttggtatctctgattttcttgaagagatctctagtctttcccattctgttgttttcctctatttctttgcattgatcgctgaggaaggctttcttatctcttcttgctattctttggaactctgcattcagatgcttatatctttccttttctcctttgcttttcgcttctctccttttcacagctat
This window contains:
- the LOC100848253 gene encoding mitotic checkpoint serine/threonine-protein kinase BUB1-like, whose product is MRIDNTKYTVVPKANILKFGWRWRSLYKRLQRSSTTGVKLGGDSFRAKDKPRPSVPHRWPFGPSLLCLGQPAAAVLTSEAEQGLKACKVTDPDFATAEDPGEASAGLQAELMQAGLLGNVDAPNFTVENPWDEELILKLLSGLSKPVSSYPNTYEWACKLPAIKPKTEFQLGSLLVYIDHFIGEAAFTQVYEVTHGDVNNSKNKEKFALKVQKAPNLWEFYIGTQLMERLKPSMQHMFIKFYLAHLFQNGSVLVGDLYSYGTLLNAINLYKNIPEKVMPQALVLDFAIRMLCMIQQVHDCKIIHGNIKPDNFILRNRFLEQDNKDDDLSASLVLTDLGQSIDMKLFPKGTAFTGKCETSGFQCIEMLSNKPWNYQVEN